DNA from Prionailurus bengalensis isolate Pbe53 chromosome X, Fcat_Pben_1.1_paternal_pri, whole genome shotgun sequence:
ACTGCTTTATGGATTGATGGAGCAAAGAGGATGTGGTTGTTTGAAAAGAATACAGTAAGAgattaataaatgctttttggaTTAATTGGTTGGGGAAGAGCAGGTGGGAAGATGGCTActaagtgggggaagggacctAGCCAGAATACAGTAGGTGCATATTATGAGCTTTCAGGATTGCCTAGTGTCAAAGGCAGGATGGAGATTGTTGAAGGGTGAATTGGGGCTacaagggggggagggaaagaggcacTGAATATAGGGTTCTTagtatacagtaagtgctcattaaACAATTGTGGGCTTGAATGGACGAAAAGGCAAAAAGAATACAGCTGGTGGTTGGGGTTAGAAGGAAATGGCACTGAAGGAGAGTTCTTCCTGGTATATAGTAATGCTAAATGAATGCCTCCCACATTCTGACACATGGAAAGTATGCAATAAATATctgtagaatgaataaatggctCTGAATAGAGAGAAAGGCTGCTGGGTAAAGGctcctggggtggaggggtgatCTAACTAGTAAAAAGCTGGTAACTCAATAAATTTATATTGAAGTAGACCCCTGGAGAGAGAGCTCTTGAGTCGGGGCAGCAACTTCCAGACTTGGAAAGGGGATGTTGAGAACGGCCCTTATACAGTAGGAACTCAATAAGTGTTTACTGGCTTAAATAGAAGAAAGACCTTTTGGGGGCATGGACTTGAGATTGGGAGAGGGAATCCTAGGGACCCCGAGGGGAGTGGGAAAAGAGTAATCCTTATAAACTGGGCTCTAGATTTATCAAAAGAAAGAACCCTAGCTAGAGGCTTTATGACTGGCACAGGTTCTACTAGGGGTAAGGAAGGGGTATCTACTCCCTCCACAAAACAGTAACTGCACATATGCTCACCAGAtccactaaaagaaaaagattctggGAAGAAGGTGTGAACGTAGAGCACACAGATGGCACTCTATAAATGCTCACAGGAGCCATTGGAGGAAAAGGCACCTGGGGGAAGGTGATTAGAATCGAGCACCTAGCAAGGGATAAATAAATGCTCACTGGATCCATTAAAAGAAAAGGTCTttgcgggggcgggggttgggaTGGGCATACGATCATTGGATTCACTGGAGGAAAAGTCTTTTGTGGAAGGGAATGGGGATGCAGAAGATTGGTCCATGTAATGTTGATTATCCGTGATATAAAAGGCTTTTGGGGAGAGGGCACAGAATCAGGCACACAGTGGTGCTCCACAAATGCTCCAAGgagtgattaaaaagaaaaggtctcTGGAAAGAGGATTGAAATGATGCATACAACAAGTGCTAGATACCTGATCACTGTATTAATGGGAGGTAAGCCTTTATGGAGAAGGTTGGGCCATGCAGAAGGTGTTCAACACATGCAGACTGAAGCCACTGGGGAAAGGGTTTGGGGATGGGGTcaacagtaggcactcaataaatgcttgctgaatatACTGGAGGAAAAAAGCTTTAGAGTAGGCTCACACAGCAGGCAGGTGATAAATGCTAGATGGGTTCACCAAAGGAAAGGTCTTTGAAGTAGCCTGAGAATGGAGGCTAAACGAGGCACTCAATCAATGCCTTCTAGATCCATCGTAGGAAAAGGATTTAGGGGAGAGTCTGAAGATGAGTCACACACAGAAGGTTAAAAATGCTTAGGGGACTCATTTGAGCAAAATACGTTCGAGAAAGGGGTTTGGAGATAGGGCATACatcaggcacttaataaatgcgTCCTAGATCCTTGGGAGAAATAAGCCCTTGGAGAGGAGGCTTGGAGTTGGGACACACAGAAGGCATTCAATAAAGGCTCACAGGACCCATTAAAGGCAACACTTTTCGTGAGACCATGGGATGGGATACGCAGCAGGCAATCGATGTTCACTGAATAGCTTAAAAGGTCTTtggggagagggctggggtggggcacaTACCACACTCTGGACACATGTTCGCAAGACCTATTAGAGAGAAGTCCTTCAGGCAAGGTTTGAGGGGGACAAGACACATAGCAAGCTCTCAATGTACGTTCACAAAATTCATGGAAGCCAAAGGCTTTGGGGAAGCGCTCCCGATAAGGCACACTGCAGGTACTTGATAAATGCTCACAGGGTCCATTAAAGGACAAGGCCTTTGGGGTGAGGGTTGGGGGGACAGGGAACATTTGGCTCTCGAATGCTCACAGGATATATTCAAGCCAAGGCTTTTGGGAAGGAGGTACACAGCAGGCGCCCGATAACTGCTCCCTGTATGGAGCGAGaaggcctgggtgggggggcaAGGATGGGGCACACAGGAAGCGCCCAGCATAATAATTTAAAGGAAGAAGGTTTGGGCAAGGGGGCCAGATGTCTGGCACACAAGCGGCGCTTGATTAAGTGCTCATCGTGGAACGATCTGGGGACCCAGGCCCGCGGGAAGACGTCCGCAGCAGTGGCTTACCAGTCGGTGTGGGGCTCGTCGATGACCAGCAGCACCCTGGCGGCAGCGCCCCCACGACCTGCGCCCCCAGAGCCGCCGCCCACCTGCTCGCTGAAGGTGGCAGCCGCGGCTGCCGTGGTCTGCTTGACCGCGTTGGACAACGACGAGAAGAAGCCACCACCCCCCGAAGACCCAGGGCTAGGGGCAGCCGGAGAGGCCACAGGGGCAGACACGGAGGCTCTCTCGGCAGTGGCAGTCGCGGAACCGGGTGTGGCTCCGGGGCTGGGGGCAGCAGGCGGCGGCGGGGGTGGCTGCGGGCGCTGCAGGTCTGTCATGTACCCATTTGGCAGATTGGCCATGAAGTTGCTGTCCGACAGGCGGCGCCGCAGGTAGTTCATGGCTGCGGCGCGGGGCAGGGGGTCCTAGGAGCAGTCTGGTCAGGAGCCGCGGGGGCGGACCGCGCGGGGCCCAGGAGCACAGCTGCGCTCTCAGGCACGACGCGACTCTTCGGTTGCCCGCTGCAGACTGAGGCAGCGCCGAGTCGCCGCCGCCGCAGCGCGGATGGTCGCGCCCGTACCCCCCTATCTCGCGCCCCGCATGGTGCTGTCCAGCTGGGCCAGCGGCGGCGCGGACGCGACCAAGGCGACCAGGAAGGGGAGTTTGCGAAGGAGCGGCGAGTGACGTCAGCGCGCCTTCAGTGCTGGGGCGGCGGTGGCGCGCGCCGGCAGGCGGGGGCGAAGGagctgtccgtggtgctgaagGCGGCAGTGCGCACGCGCCACGCCGCAAcctgtttcccctccccctcGTCCGAACGGGGATGCGCAAtttggggagtgggggcggggtaGGTACTTGTTAGGAGGATTGGGGGTGAGTGGCCTGGCaagaccccccaccccgcctcattCTGGTCTTCGCACCCAGTCTCAGCCACACGCAGGATTCTCGGCAGATACTCAATTTCCAGTGTTGATGTTCACTACAGAAgtcatgttgggggggggggtgaggtgggaaTGGAAGAACACGCAAAGACTCAAAAGTAGAGAAATAACCTCACCGCGACGGGTGGGGGCCACACGCAGTAccttggaggtgggggggagattAACTTCCCATATCCATACAGGCTCAGCTAGGCAGACAGAGGATGCGGGGGCGGCATCGACAGCATCAGATAGGCAGACTTGGACACTTGGGTGGGGTACATACCCTTTCAGGGGCCTGGAGGCACACAAGAATGACACAAACGTGGGGAAACATATGGACACACACAGAAGTAAAGAAACACACGGAGGCACGTACAGATAACCCACCGATCTAGGTCTGTAGGCATACACAAGCCCAGGGtaacacacatgtgcatgcatgcacacatgcacgcatatCAGCCTATACACACACAGTCACCACACTGAcacacagagacccagagaaacGCACACGAACATGCACACCCAAATTACATACCCATAGACGATCGTGATAAACCTAGATCTGCCACACAGACACATCACCTGAAGCTCTAGCTCCCCACCCCGTGGCcctacacacacacgtgcacacacacacacacacacacacacacacacacactcagtctATATGTCCCCATCCCTCTGCCCTGGACAAGCCAAAAACCACCATAACCACCTGGTATCATCGGTGCCCATCGTTGTCTCCCCTGGACCAGAGAACTTTCCACAGACTTTTCCTAGGGtatgcacacagtaggtgtcaAATAATGTTTGCCACACGAGCAAATGACCTGTATAGTCCAGGCAGAGGTGGGCTGTGGAAGCCATCCTGACAGCTCCTGTAGGATCCTGACTACAGTGAAAGCACAAATCCATTTAAAAGCAATCATTTGTTGACAGCACCCAATGCTTAACTAAGGTATTGTCTCATCCaaccctcacaacaatcctgtggGGTGGGCAACATtgctactttacagatgaaggaatcCAAAACTCCAGTTCATTCCCAAAGGGCCATGTTGACTTTGTGATCCATGCATTTCTTAAATAGAATGTGCTAGAAAGAGgtgccagtgtggctggaacaaaGTGAGCAAGGGAGTTTGTGGCAGGAGATGGCGTCAGACTGCTTAGCAGGGACCAGACTGAGCAGGTTCTTGTGGGCCGCAGGGAGTGATGGGGGTGGACCAAGTGAGGTGGAAAAAGATATGGTAAGAAATAGGCAGATTTGGAGTCTCTTCTGCCTGCAGGATTTTCAGTTGAATCATCCACCCgttcttcatttgttcattctttattcattagATCCTTGGCCTGTTTAAACAAGGTAGTGATGGGGTGGAGCCCAGAGTCAGAGTGCTTGAAGTTCAAACTAGACCTCCACCATACCCTTGGGAAAGTGACTTAACCCCTCTgagacttggtttcctcatctgtcaaaatGATCAACTGACCCACCTgtaagggggtgtgtgtgtgggttggAGACGACCTCTATATTTTTGCATGTGCTGTGGCTTCTGCCAGGAATGtcctttacctctctctctcaaggatatCTTTGGCCAAGGTCTCCAGGAAGTCCCCTCGTCCAGGACTCAGATTCCATCTCTtcttcccccagcctcccacaGTCTTCAGGtcaaattcttctttttctactcccTCCTCCGTGCCAGGCAGCCTCAGTCTCACTCCTGGGTCTTTTATTTGGCTATTCCTTCCCTGTCTTTCCTGGATGCTCTCTCTGCATTCCATCTCCCAGTGTCCCCCAGATGGGGAACTCCCCATTAGTCAGGTAATTTCCCAACATGTAGAGGTATGTGTTTCCCAGTTTTTTGCTCAATAACTGAAGTAAACAGGCTGTGTGCGGGACCTGTGGTGGCCTCTCCGGGGGGACAGGAGCAGGTGCAGGTCTACAGATCTTTCTGGCTCCTCTCAGGGCCAGAAGTTGGGGAACTTAGGAATCTGTCTCCAGACTGCCTCTTCCCGGGGCCCCCATTCCTAGGTTTCTACTATTCACGGCCCCCAGCATCATTCCCTTTCTCTAGGTGGCTCGATCCCCAGAAATACATGTTTTCTAGATTGTTTTACAGAAGAATGAGGATTCCCCTCAAGAGTGTCTCAACTCCCTGAGGCAGAGGTAAGGCTCCACTGCACTGTCTCCATCTTCTCCAGCAGGAATGAATGAACCGAAGGGGTTCCAGgaatgattttctttgttgtgcaCTGGTGAGCAACGACCCTGAGACACACACACCTGACATATGTTCGTAATCAGTATCGTACCCGTGTTTATaatgcacactcacacatatcCATGGCACATTAACGCACATGTacatgcgtgcatgtgcacacacacacacacacacacacatctataatTCAGATTGTTATGGCGCACACATGGCTGTAACTTTAAATGCATTCTGCATACACTCAATACATCCTTAATTCTTGCCCAGACCCATAGGTCTGCatatcacacatacacaaagatatGTCTCATAATGCACAAACTTCCACTTTCTTGTAAACACAGACCTCTCATACCCTGTGGTAGCGACCAGAATCACTCACTTCAGCTCAGTCTTCCCAAGATGACCAAAAATTCATCAACTTTGTCTTTACTTCCACCCATCAACTGACCTATTTTACAGAGGGAAATCGACCCAGAGAAAGTAGCACCCTGACAGACTCCAGGTGTCATGAATCTTTCATCTGAACCCTTTCACAGAGGGGTCCCTCCACTCACAGCACACATGGGGCTTCAAATGTTCAGCCTACtctctttctgtgcttcagtttacTCCTTTGTAAATGGGAATGATGATAATATCGACCCTCTTAGGTTTGTTGTGGATTAAATGAATTCATGATGCTATGCAGTCTTAAAACACTAACCAGGCACACTAGGTATTAGCTAATTCCACAGTTATGATGATTCTTAGGATTTATCTCATCACAAGGGGCTCAGAATTCAGTAAATGCGAATTGGTGCAAAATCGAATGAGCAAATGCTAACAGTATTAGTGTCTGGGTTTGTTCCCTTCATTGTGGAGACACGTGCCGTTCTGACTCCTCTTCTCTATTCTCCATGATGTCCAGCGCTATTGTTAGTATACAGTAGGCGTTGATAAGTGTTGAATACATGTTCAAACGAAAGGATCACATATTCTGACTTTGTTCCCTCGCTCAGATGTCCTCTCCTTCTACcagccctcctccaccccagaTGCCCAGACTTAGTTCTAGTATACAGTAGACGCTATCAAGTGTTGAATGAATGTACAAATACCAAAGGAATCTGTGTCTGGGTTTGTCCCGGGGGCTCCTTCTGGCAGATGCTGACTCTAGCTTCTGTTTGCTCCTGCCCCAGCTCAGAGCACCTCACAGGCACTTCCTCGGTCCACCCCCGGCCATCCCCCCACTTGCGGTCTCGCGGAGCTATTTCGTCTCTGCTAATTGTAGCATTGGAGCAGGGCTGTTGGGAGTGGGTGGGTGCAGGTGTTCGAGCGGCGGGGTGCCAACCACAGGCATGCCTCTGCCGCCTTTGCCGCGGTTCAATGCCGAATTAACGCGGAACCGCCAGCCGAGAGGCTCTGGCGGGTGGAAACCTGGGCACGTCGGCCAATCAGAAAGTGCCTGCCAGGGCGAGTAGCCAACCAGGAAACCCGTAACGCGGAGCTCTGCAGAGGAACGTGCTGTACTGGCCAAGGGCGCTGCAGAaggcgggaggaggggggggcgCGCAGACGCTGGGATCAAGACGGCCACGAAGGGACCGATACTCGCTTTCGCTCCTGCCAAACTATGGCCAGAGCGGAAAATACTATTTTCCACAACAAGCCGCTGCTACTCTGCCCGTGCTGTGCCCTTTGGCTTAGAAGATGGTATTGCCCCCCTCCTGGGGAAGAGATCCATTTATTGAAGTTTGGGAGGTCCGGGggtcagagtgggagagagaggtgtTAGAGCTTCTCATCCTCAGGGTCTATGCATTCAGGCACGTGTAGACAGGGCCGTTTCTCCTCCACCACCGCCTTCTGCCCCTGCAGCATCTCGCACAGTGTTGATGGCTTCCCCCAGAAGGTCACGTTCTTCTCACCCTGACCTTCGACCACGGTAATGGTGGGCCTGGGGCATTAGAGGGGAATGGAGGGGAGAAGCTCAAGGAAGGCAAGAATGCATTCAACAAATtcttattgagtgcctactgtgccTACTGAGTGCCCAACACTATTTTCTGGCTATGAGATATCAGGCaatttctgtgtcttccctctgctCATCTGAAACATGGGAATAATTGGCATAATGATAATACCCACCTTACTGGGCTGAGTGAGGATAACTGAGTTAATTTAGATAAAATGCTCAGAGTACTgtctggtacacagtaagtgctcaataaatgctggtaATTGTTACTTATTGACAAGAGTTACCCTCTCCTACTTTCCAAATCCTTTACATCTCTCTCTATTGCCCACTGGAAAAGACGCCAGATGCCTTGCCCTGATATTCGAGACCTTGTTTTTGGGCCCACATGCCTGCCCCAAGccaacctctctctcttccatttcatCTGGACTTAGTCCCACGTCCAGAATAGTCTTTGCCTGGCTTATTCCTCCCACAAGGCAAGCACTCCATTCATCTGCTCTCACTCCAGTCCCCTCATTCAAATCCATTCGTTTCCCCACTCTGTCAAGTGCTTTCTGCCTCCACTCAACACCTGTAACTCGTTTTCAAGATCCCCTAGAAACCCCAGAGCCAGAGACCAGTCCCCAGATGGCAGGCCTTCCATGAGTTGAGAACGGCCCACTCAATCTAGTGGCTTGGTGTATCTGGAAATACAGAAGGGATGAGTGGGCGTTTTAACCCTCTCCAACACCTGGGCCACCAGGAAACACTTTGGGCGGCTGGTCACCTATGTCCAGGACTCTGCTCACACAGTAATGAGACTGGGAATGCCCCTCCTGCCAGGAGAGACCCGATAAGCTTCCTGGGCCTGGGTCAAGATGGCAGCCCCTTATCCATGCCCCAACTGTTCCACATTTGCCTTCTGTCAGGGCTCTGCTGACCTGGATCCTTTGGGGGACCCAAGGGACCTGGGTTCTGTGGGCCTATGATTGTTGCCAAAAAGGCCTTCAAGTGCCTTGGGGCAGTGAGACGTTGAGTGAGATGTGGGTGGctgaaggaatgaataagtgaatgaaggcTTGAGTGACAGAAGGAGCAAATGGAAGCATGGGTAAccgagagagtgagagcacacgGTCGCAGGAAGgactggggggatgggggaatggCTGAGTGACTGAATGAGAGGCTCAGAGGGCACAGAGGGCACAATTCTCCCCTCAGTATTCTCTTTCTCAGCTGCTTCCTtagtttctttcctcttcctgcagGTGAGAGGTGGCAATTGTCAGGGCAGGCACCTTAGACCCAGGAATGGACGCCCTGGTTGCAGGGAGCTGAGCAGACTCTCCCGCCCCCTCCTGGGCACACTGTATCCCCTCACTTACGGGAACTTGGGGAGCGGGGCCGTGCAGAGGCGCTGGCGGGTTTGTACAGGGTTGGGTTTACACGGGGGCATGCACAGCCCCCAGCTACTCCACTCCGACCATGAGCCTTTCCCTGCAAGGAGTCAGAATGAGAGGTCTCAGTGGGgtggggaatgagagagagagagagagaggtggcagGGACATGGGGTCCATGGTAGAGTCAGAACCGCCCCCTTCACTGCATGGGCGGCCCCAGCCTCACAGGCTCATCTGCAGGGGCACTCACAGGGGCAGCGCTGGATGTTATAGCAGTGACGGATGTCTTGTTGTTCCCCGATGCACCGCTGCCCGTCAAACTTGCGGCCCTTGCAGCTCCGAGAGCGTGTCTGCTGGCCAGGGATCGCCTCACAGCTGATAGTTTTTATGTTCCGACGGGAGCAGGGGCTCCACTGCCCCCAGGGCCCCCACTCTCCGTTCACTGCAGAGACAGGGGCAACCAGAGAAGGGGCCAGTGAGGGGATccagaggaaggaatgaagacTGGGGGAAGGAGCGGGGGGTGAGCAGATGTGTGGATGGGGGATCAGAGGTGGGACTGAGGCACCAGGGCCAGGAATGGGGGAGTCAGAGGCAGGAACAAGGCATTAGTAGCAGGAACTGGGCAGCAGAGATGGGTGAGGGCTAAGGCATGGCGACAATACATCTTGAGGTACTGACCTGGGCAGGGCTCGGCCGTGTTGCAGATTAAGGTCCGGACGTCATCACCAGCACAGAAGGGGCCCCCATGCTGGGGCTTAGGGTGATCACATGTCCGTCGTTCCAAGATCTGGCCCAGGCCACAGGTCACAGGGCAGGGGCTTATAGGGCTCCATGGTCCCCAGCCACCAGCCACtgttggggtgggggatgaaGTGAGAAGAAAGTCCACCTCAATCTTCCCCTCAGCCCCTAGACCCTCGAGGCAGACGAACGAAGCCCCAGTGAAGAGCTCCATGGTCACGTGGCCTAGGATCTCTATCCCCTGAAATGGCAGAGCGTCTGTGCCCGAGTCAAGAACAGAGTGTCAGAGGCCTCATCCCTGTGTACCTGGGCAGGGTGGCAGGCCGGAGCAGGTGTGCTGTTCACTGTCTGGCCCCGGGCAGGGATTTCCAGGAGGCTCCTTGGACGGCTTAGGTGCAGAACACGTGCGGCTTCGTATCTCCACAGGTTTGCTGGGTCCACCGTGGCAGGAACCCGAGCAGGGGCCCCAGGGACCCCAGGCAGCCCAGGCCCCGTGTACTGTGGCGGGACAGGGCGGGGAGATGCTAAGTGTGGTCATGCATGCTGAAGTCCTCCGGCCCTGGCAGTTCCCTGCTGGAACCCCCAGACCCACCCCAGGTGCCTGCATCAGTGCCCTGTGGTTGCCTTCACTCACTGGGGCAGACCTTCTGGGTGTCGCAGGGTTCTGACTCCTGTGGCTTTCCTGGGCAGTGGCCCCCACACTTGGGGGTGGGGTGATCACATGTTCGCTGACGGGTCCGGGTCCCTTTGGAACAGGTGACAGAGCAAGCCGTCCAGGGACCCCAGTTGGACCAGCCACCCATCTCTGTGGGATagaagggagggggacaggatGGAAATGGGGGCATCATGCGGGGGTCCTCGCTTCCTCACGTGCCCCACATCCTCTGCCACACTTGGTGCAACATCATTGCTCCTCCGGACTCTTGCAGTAGCCTTCACACCGGTCCCCTCTGCTTCAGCCCTCACCACATACAATCTGCCCTCCTCCTGACAGTGAGAGGGATGTCACAAGCCAAGTCCACTCACGTTCCCCGTCTGCCCACGACCACAGAATAAAAGCCAGCATCCTTTTCCTAGCCCACAAGGATCAGTTCCCCTTTGATGTCGCCTCCCACAACTCTCCTCCAGCCACACCGGCCTGTTCCTTAGTGCCTCACACACATCAGGCACAGTCCTGCCCTTAGGGCCTCTGCCCTGATTGTTCCCAGGGTCGCCTGCCTTGGGGATCCTCCTCACCAGGACAGCACGGGTGGTCCTCACAGGCCTGCAGCTCCCACTCGAGGGTCCCAGGCTCGACCTTCTCAGAGCACTGCCCATCCCAGCCTATGCAGCGCCGGTGCCGTAACTGGGATCCCTTAGTGCAGGTCACCGAGCAGGGGCCCCACGCAGACCACGGCGACCAACGTGGAGGCCTGCAGAGAGGAGCACATATGTCTCATCCTGGCTGGAGCTGGCAAGGATGATGTACTGGACTACAGAGTGTGGGCAGGCACAGGGCGGGGGCGCAGGCTGAGTGTATGTGGAATGGATTGGTCAGAGTACCTACCTCTTTAGGGATGTCAGGGATTAAATGGGAAGAGGAGGGCACGCAGTAAGCACTTAACGATATCATTGACGTTCACGATCGGGGACCTGGAACCCTTTGAGGTCCCCCAAGGATAGTGCCAGGCATGCAGTAAGCAAATATAAGGACTAGGGGCCCAGACCTGCTGTCAGAAACCTGCCAGGCCACCACCGTACATGGTAGCTGGTAAACAGGAAGTGCTTCATAAACAGGAGCTATCAACCCAGTGAGCTTAGAGACCTGGTCAGAAACACCCCAGATCTATCCCCAACTCCCTGCACAGCATAATACTAAACTGATGTGAACTGTTGACACGACTAGGGGCCCAGAGCTGCCTTCAAAACTTCCCAAGCTCCCCTTCCATAGGGTGTATCTAGGATATACAGTAAACTGTTAGAAAACATGTTTGGCATACAGTAAGGGTTAAATACATGTAGGCTGGCATCATGATTGGGAGACTAGAGACACCCTCAGAAATCCTCCAGCTACCCATGACCTCTGCAATGCATCCAGTGTGCTGGGAGTACTCAACGAACAACGTGAAGTGTCATCATAACTAGGGGCTActcaggagcctggagctgcCCTCACAATTCCCCAAACTCTCCCACCCCCACGACACGTCTGTATACAGTAAGTACGCAGTATGAGCTGAAATCACAATTAGGGGATGTGAGCTACCTTCAGAATACCTGAGCTGTACTCCACCCACGATGCTTCCAGTATGCAGGAAGTTCTCAATACCCAAGCtttggcagtggttctcaacccggGGTGGTTTTGCCCCCCGGGTGGGGGGACaattggcaatgtctggagatagtTTGGTTGTCGCGATTGGCTGGGGGAGTTGCTACTGGCATCAAGTGGGAGGACAGGGAGGCTCCAGAGTACAGGTTTTGCAATGCACAGGTCAGCTCCCTACAACAAAGAAtgttccagccccaaatgtcaacagagGCTGAGAACCTCTGGGCTGTGGTCCTGATCAGGGCCTTGGAGTCGCCCTTGGAAATCCCAGAGGAGCAAAGGCCCCAGTTGTGGGTGGCCTCTCCTGCAACCCCCGTGCCCCCTCACCTGCATGCTTGGCACAGCTTGCTGCCAGGCTTCTGGAAGGCGTAGGCAGGGTTGAGGCAGCAATCATTCACACTGACACCTCCCCCCAGGAGGCCCATGCACTTGCCTGTGGCTTCCTCATACTGGGTGAAGCACAATACAGGGTCTGAGCCTGGaacagggttggggggggggcatggtcAGGGCTGTCATGGGCCCCGGCACCCCAGGGCGCCCTCACGCACTCACTCACCTGTGGCTGGCAGCAGGGCgagcagcagcggcagcggcagcagTGGTAGCAACCGAGGGGCCTGTGCTCGGGCGGGCATGTTGAGCACTGCACCCCAGCAGCTC
Protein-coding regions in this window:
- the LOC122477199 gene encoding properdin, giving the protein MPARAQAPRLLPLLPLPLLLALLPATGSDPVLCFTQYEEATGKCMGLLGGGVSVNDCCLNPAYAFQKPGSKLCQACRPPRWSPWSAWGPCSVTCTKGSQLRHRRCIGWDGQCSEKVEPGTLEWELQACEDHPCCPEMGGWSNWGPWTACSVTCSKGTRTRQRTCDHPTPKCGGHCPGKPQESEPCDTQKVCPIHGAWAAWGPWGPCSGSCHGGPSKPVEIRSRTCSAPKPSKEPPGNPCPGPDSEQHTCSGLPPCPVAGGWGPWSPISPCPVTCGLGQILERRTCDHPKPQHGGPFCAGDDVRTLICNTAEPCPVNGEWGPWGQWSPCSRRNIKTISCEAIPGQQTRSRSCKGRKFDGQRCIGEQQDIRHCYNIQRCPWKGSWSEWSSWGLCMPPCKPNPVQTRQRLCTAPLPKFPPTITVVEGQGEKNVTFWGKPSTLCEMLQGQKAVVEEKRPCLHVPECIDPEDEKL